The genomic segment CCAACAAATTTAAAGTTGGGGAGGAGTGGACGAGGAAAATCAAAATCCCAGAAGGTTCTCATCAACCAGATATCCACGTTACGCAGCATCTTACAGTAGGTAACGGGTGTTCCTATTATAGTGGACACATAACAATAAGTAACAAATTTTAAAGCTTTCATgataatttttgaaaaagttgaatattCAAAACTACTAATGGGACCCTTACCTTTGACTTCAGAGTAATATTTGTCAATATCTTTCAACATGAACTGGTTTATTACGACATCCTGCAGAGCGTAGAAGAGGACGTTGTACAGTCTCTCTGAGAAGTCCATCTTGTCTGTGAGTTTGCTCATAGCAGCGGGGACGAAGGACGGTGGTGCAGGAAGCTGACCACACATCCTCTCCCAGTGATGAGCCAAGGAAAACCGCAAAGAAACAACAAGAGGAATTCCCAGAATGTCTGCCGTCAGGTCGTRGCCAGGGTAGATCGGATCAGCAAATATCACATCGTAGTTTCCCTCCTTCAGCTTCTTCATGATGGGTTCTGATTTCACCACGCCATCCAAAACCTTTAAATGAATGTTCATGTTGTTCTTTGTTAAATCTATAGCTTTCATGTAAATCTGAAAGKGGTTCATAAAATCCATCTCATAAATGGAGAAGTGAATCAGATCATCAARACTCTTTTGTATGTCTTTTACTGAGACGTCGACGTCAAAAGGTTCGTACTGGAARCGAGACGGTTCGCTGCTGTTCATGAACATYGACGCACTCGGGACCAGGACCGTCACCTGGTGTCCTCTGTCCACCAGTGTCTCCAGTACCGGCTTCATGTTGATCCAGTGGCTGGCCTCAGTGTACCACACC from the Poecilia reticulata strain Guanapo unplaced genomic scaffold, Guppy_female_1.0+MT scaffold_647, whole genome shotgun sequence genome contains:
- the LOC103461132 gene encoding UDP-glucuronosyltransferase 2A3-like, with protein sequence MELRLSVCVLLLLCAAKSSNGGKILVWYTEASHWINMKPVLETLVDRGHQVTVLVPSASMFMNSSEPSRFQYEPFDVDVSVKDIQKSXDDLIHFSIYEMDFMNXFQIYMKAIDLTKNNMNIHLKVLDGVVKSEPIMKKLKEGNYDVIFADPIYPGXDLTADILGIPLVVSLRFSLAHHWERMCGQLPAPPSFVPAAMSKLTDKMDFSERLYNVLFYALQDVVINQFMLKDIDKYYSEVKGTPVTYCKMLRNVDIWLMRTFWDFDFPRPLLPNFKFVGGIHCKPAKPLPKEMEKFVQSSGDAGIVVFSLGSIVKNVSTEKTNMIASALAQLPQKVKKIQINDHVLKTCRVYLANSEVRGFQSDGELMFHSYVSLMSWGLPALAMRSIT